A window of Pedococcus badiiscoriae genomic DNA:
TGCCGGCGGGTTTCCGCCTGGGTGACAACGACACCCGCATCCTGTCCGTGGCCAAGAACCTGTCCGACGAGGGCTTCGCCGTCACCGTCGTCAGCAAGGACCTGCCGATGCGGGTCAAGGCGTCGGCGGTCGGCCTCGAGGCCGAGGAGTACCGAGCCGAGCTCGCCGTCGACTCGGGGTGGACCGGGATGGCCGAGCTCGACGTCACCACGGTGGAGATGGACGCCCTCTACGAGCACGGCCGCATCGAGAACGCAGCGGCAGCCGAGATGCCCTGCCACACCGGGCTGGTCCTGCTCTCGCCGCGGGGAAGCGGTCTGGGGCGGGTCGGCGCCGACAAGCAGATCCGGCTGGTGCGTGGTGACCGGGACGCGTTCGGGTTGCACGGTCGCAGCGCCGAGCAGCGGATCGCCCTCGACATCCTGCTCGACCCGGACGTGGGCATCGTCTCGCTCGGCGGCCGCGCGGGCACCGGCAAGTCCGCGCTCGCCCTGTGCGCGGGCATCGAGGCGGTCATGGAACGGCGCCAGCACCGCAAGGTGGTCGTCTTCCGGCCCCTGTATGCCGTGGGCGGCCAGGAGCTGGGCTACCTCCCCGGATCCGAGTCCGAGAAGATGGGTCCCTGGGCCCAGGCGGTCTTCGACACCCTCGGTGCACTCGTCTCGCACGAGGTCGTCGAGGAGATCATGGACCGGGGGATGCTCGAGGTCCTGCCCCTGACCCACATCCGTGGCCGTTCCCTGCACGACGCCTTCGTCATCGTGGACGAGGCGCAGAGCCTGGAGCGGAACGTCCTGCTCACCGTCCTGTCGCGCATCGGCCAGAACTCCCGGGTGGTGCTGACGCACGACGTCGCCCAGCGGGACAACCTGCGGGTCGGTCGCCATGACGGCGTGGCCGCCGTCATCGAGGCCCTCAAGGGACACCCGTTGTTCGCCCACGTCACCCTCACCCGCAGCGAGCGCAGCCCCATCGCGGCCCTGGTGACCGACTTGCTGGAGGGCCTCGAGGTCTGACGCGTCCGGTTTGTTCGATGTGTCCTAAAGGCGCACCGCCCTGCTCTCAGGGCGGTGCGCCTCGTCCAAAAGGATGAAAATGCCGTCACATCCGTCACATGGGTCACAGAACCGCGTGAACGATTGGAGATCGACTTCCAAGATCGGGTAAAGTCTCGGTTTCATAACGTGTCGGGACGCTGAGTTTCTGGTTCCGCGGCCGTGAGGCTGCGCAGCCCTGGGCGGCTTGACGAAAATCCCCCCGGCACCGATTGAGGCCACCACATCTCTGGTGGTCTTTCCTTTGGAGGAACCCGTATGAGTCAGGCCTACCAGGGTCGTCACCGTCATGGTGCGACCCACGGCAGGAAAGCCTCTCGGTCCTCCTCCCTCACCAAGGCGATCCGTCGTCCTGCGGTGACCTCGAGCGTGCTGCTGGCCGTCATCGCCACGACCGCCGCCGGATACCAGGCCGCCGACCAGCGCCAGACCGGTGCAGCCGCCTTCACGGTCAGCACCGAGGCGATCGCCCAGGCCAACGAGCTCGCGGACGCCCAGATCGAGGACACCGCCCGACTGGCCGCCGACCGCAACGAGACCAACGCGAGCATCGCCGCGGCCCAGGAGAAGAACCGCATCGCCGCGGTCGCCGCGGCCAAGGTCGCCGCCACCGCCCGTCGCCAGGCTGCCGAGAAGGTCGCCCGCGACAAGGCGCGCCAGGCCCTCGAGGCCAAGAAGCAGGCGATCCTCCAGAACGCCCAGAACGACCCGCGCGCGGCTGCTCGCGCGCTGCTGCCCGAGTTCGGGTTCGGTGACAGCGAGTGGGGCTGCCTCGACACGCTCTGGAACGGCGAGAGCGGCTGGAACTACAAGGCCACGAACTCCTCGTCCGGCGCGTATGGCATCCCCCAGTCGCTCCCGGCCTCCAAGATGTCGTCCGTCGCGGGGGACTACCTGACCAACCCGGCCACCCAGATCCGCTGGGGCCTGCAGTACATCAAGAGCTCCTACGGCACTCCGTGTGGCGCGTTGAGCCAGTGGCAGAGCCGCTCGCCGCACTGGTACTGAGCCACTACTGATCCACCACTGCTACTGGCCACGGCTAGTTAGCCACCGCGACCCTGCGATCGGGTAGGCGCCGAAGTCAGCGCGGCGGTCGGGTCATCGCGAGCACGTCGAGCGCCTCGTCGAGCTGCTGCTCGGTGAGCTCGCCGCTGGCCACGTGGCCCCGCTCGATGACGACTTCGCGGATGGAACGGCGTTCCTTGATGGACTGCTTCGCCACGGCCGCGGCGGCCTCATAGCCGATGTAGCGGTTCAGCGGGGTGACGATCGACGGGGACCCCTCGGCCAGCTCACGGGACCGTTCGACGTCGGCCTCGATGCCCGACACGCAGCGGTCGGCCAGCAGCCGGGACGTCGCGGCCAGCAGCGATGTCGACTCGAGGACGTTGCGCGCCATGACGGGCAGCATGACGTTGAGCTCGAAGGCCCCCGAGGAGCCGGCTACCGTGATCGCGGTGTCGTTGCCGATGACCTGGGCGCACACCATGAGGGTGGCCTCGGGCAGGACCGGGTTCACCTTGCCGGGCATGATGCTGGAGCCCGGCTGGAGGTCGGGCAGGTGGATCTCGCCCAGGCCCGACCTCGGTCCCGACGACATCCACCGCAGGT
This region includes:
- a CDS encoding PhoH family protein, which gives rise to MPVPKGKGAATEPAFRTFVLDTSVLLSDPRAMLRFKEHEVVLPVVVVTELEAKRHHPELGYFARQALRLLDDLRMSEGRLDAPVAVGDDGGTLRVELNHTDPSSLPAGFRLGDNDTRILSVAKNLSDEGFAVTVVSKDLPMRVKASAVGLEAEEYRAELAVDSGWTGMAELDVTTVEMDALYEHGRIENAAAAEMPCHTGLVLLSPRGSGLGRVGADKQIRLVRGDRDAFGLHGRSAEQRIALDILLDPDVGIVSLGGRAGTGKSALALCAGIEAVMERRQHRKVVVFRPLYAVGGQELGYLPGSESEKMGPWAQAVFDTLGALVSHEVVEEIMDRGMLEVLPLTHIRGRSLHDAFVIVDEAQSLERNVLLTVLSRIGQNSRVVLTHDVAQRDNLRVGRHDGVAAVIEALKGHPLFAHVTLTRSERSPIAALVTDLLEGLEV